In the genome of Populus alba chromosome 11, ASM523922v2, whole genome shotgun sequence, one region contains:
- the LOC118051828 gene encoding heat shock 70 kDa protein, mitochondrial, giving the protein MATAALIRSLRRRDVASAPLSAYRCLTNNVKPSWAPSNFSQNWAGLSRAFSAKPAGGDVIGVDLGTTNSCVAVMEGKNPKVIENAEGSRTTPSVVAFTPKGELLVGTPAKRQAVTNPSNTVFGTKRLIGRKFDDPQTQKEMKMVPYKIVRAPNGDAWVEANGQQYSPSQIGAFILTKMKETAEAYLGKGITKAVITVPAYFNDAQRQATKDAGRIAGLDVQRIINEPTAAALSYGMNNKEGLIAVFDLGGGTFDVSILEISNGVFEVKATNGDTFLGGEDFDNTLLEYLVDEFKRTERIDLSKDKLALQRLREAAEKAKIELSSTTQTEINLPFITADSSGAKHLNITLTRSKFESLVNHLIERTRIPCKNCLKDAGISTKEVDEVLLVGGMTRVPKVQDIVAEIFGKSPSKGVNPDEAVAMGAALQGGILRGDVKELLLLDVTPLSLGIETLGGIFTRLISRNTTIPTKKSQAFSTAADNQTQVGIKVLQGEREMASDNKLLGEFDLVGIPPAPRGMPQIEVTFDIDANGIVTVSAKDKTTGKEQQITIRSSGGLSEDEIEKMVKEAEQFAQKDQERKALIDIKNSADTTIYSVEKSLNEYREKIPSEISKEIEDAVADLRKAMGGDSVDDIKSKLDAANKAVSKIGEHMSKGSSGGGDGASGGGSQGGDQTPEADYEEVKK; this is encoded by the exons ATGGCCACGGCAGCTCTCATCCGCTCTCTACGACGCCGTGACGTCGCCTCCGCTCCTCTTTCAGCCTACAGATGC TTGACTAATAATGTGAAGCCATCGTGGGCTCCTTCTAATTTCAGCCAAAATTGGGCTGGTTTGTCCAGAGCTTTCAG TGCAAAACCTGCAGGTGGAGATGTTATTGGTGTTGATTTGGGCACCACAAATTCATGTGTTGCTGTTATGGAAGGGAAG AATCCCAAAGTCATTGAGAATGCTGAAGGGTCTAGGACAACCCCTTCAGTTGTTGCCTTCACCCCAAAGGGGGAGTTGCTTGTGGGCACTCCAGCAAAACGTCAGGCTGTGACTAATCCAAGCAATACAGTTTTTGGAACTAAGCGTTTGATTGGTAGGAAGTTTGATGACCCTCAAACACAAAAGGAGATGAAAATGGTTCCATATAAGATAGTCAGGGCTCCAAATGGTGATGCATGGGTTGAAGCCAATGGGCAGCAATATTCACCTAGCCAAATTGGGGCCTTTATTCTGACCAAGATGAAAGAAACTGCAGAAGCATATCTTGGAAAAGGAATTACAAAAGCTGTGATCACTGTGCCAGCCTATTTCAATGATGCTCAAAGACAAGCTACAAAGGATGCTGGAAGAATTGCTGGCCTTGATGTGCAGAGAATCATCAATGAACCTACAGCAGCAGCACTTTCCTATGGTATGAACAACAAAGAGGGTCTCATTGCAGTTTTCGACCTTGGTGGTGGGACGTTTGATGTTTCTATCTTAGAGATCTCAAATGGTGTTTTTGAG GTTAAAGCAACAAATGGTGACACATTCTTGGGAGGAGAGGATTTTGACAACACCCTTTTAGAGTATTTGGTCGATGAATTTAAGAGAACTGAAAGAATTGATCTTTCAAAAGACAAGCTTGCCTTGCAGAGGCTCCGTGAAGCAGCAGAAAAGGCTAAGATAGAGCTCTCATCAACAACTCAGACTGAAATCAACTTGCCGTTCATCACGGCTGATTCGTCAGGTGCTAAACATTTGAATATCACACTGACCAGATCCAAATTTGAAAGCTTGGTGAATCACTTGATTGAAAGGACCAGAATCCCATGCAAGAACTGTTTGAAGGATGCTGGCATATCCACCAAGGAAGTTGACGAGGTTCTTCTTGTTGGAGGAATGACTCGTGTGCCCAAGGTTCAAGATATAGTAGCTGAGATCTTTGGAAAGAGCCCTAGCAAGGGAGTAAACCCAGACGAGGCGGTGGCTATGGGAGCTGCACTTCAGGGTGGAATTTTACGTGGAGATGTCAAAGAATTGCTCCTCCTTGATGTCACTCCCTTGTCACTTGGTATAGAGACACTTGGTGGCATCTTCACCAGGTTGATCAGCAGGAACACGACAATTCCTACAAAGAAGTCTCAG GCTTTCTCCACAGCTGCTGACAACCAGACCCAGGTTGGTATCAAGGTGCTACAAGGTGAGCGTGAAATGGCATCTGACAACAAGCTATTGGGAGAATTTGATCTTGTCGGTATTCCACCAGCTCCCAGGGGCATGCCTCAGATTGAGGTGACCTTTGATATTGATGCCAATGGTATTGTTACTGTCTCTGCCAAGGACAAAACCACTGGCAAAGAACAGCAGATCACCATCCGTTCATCAGGAGGTCTTTCAGAAGATGAGATTGAGAAGATGGTCAAGGAGGCTGAACAGTTTGCTCAGAAGGATCAGGAGAGAAAGGCCttgattgatataaaaaatagcgCAGACACCACTATCTACAGCGTAGAGAAAAGCCTTAATGAGTACAGGGAGAAGATTCCCTCTGAAATCTCGAAGGAGATTGAAGATGCTGTTGCAGATTTGAGGAAGGCAATGGGCGGAGACAGCGTTGATGATATCAAATCCAAACTAGACGCCGCAAACAAAGCAGTTTCAAAGATTGGAGAGCACATGTCCAAGGGCAGCAGTGGTGGAGGTGATGGTGCTTCTGGAGGAGGTTCACAGGGTGGTGACCAGACACCTGAGGCTGACTACGAGGAGGTGAAGAAGTGA